The following DNA comes from Acidobacteriota bacterium.
AGGAATTTCTCGCGCTCACTGGCCTCGCGATATTCCTCGATAGCCAGCAGGTTGACGGCTCCGAATTTCTTCAGCCGGTCTCTCAGTTCACCCAGGTGCTGCGCGGCCCCCTCGTCGGCCAGACCGTCATCCGGTTTGGCGACCGCGGCGGTGTGGATGTCGACCTCGTAGTCTTCACGAATCCTCTCGCTGATGGAGCGGATCTCAGCATCGATCGTGTTCAGCCTGATGTCGAGTTCGTGCAGCCTTTCGCCGAAGACGTCTCGTTCGTCGCGCAGGCGCTTGATGTCCTTTTCGTGGCCCGACACGCGCCGAAGTAGCTCAGCCTGAGTTTCGTGGAATTTCTCCTGCTGCTCCGATTTCTCCTCGCGGAACCGAAAGGCCGCTTCGAGATCACGTTCCAGCGTGCCGGTGCGCTCCTGAGCCTGGCGGATATCGGTGCGGGCCTTCTCTATTTCCGTCGTATTCGTGCTCAGGCCGGTTTCGATGCTTGACGTAAGCTCATTGAGGTGGGTTATGCGGCTGGTGGTCTGTTCCAGGCGGCTTCGTGTTTCGATCACGGCCACTTGATGTCTGGACACGCGGTCGACCGCGGCCGCGGCGTCGCGTTCAAGGTCTTCCAGCCTGTTGCCGGCAGCCGTGATATCGCCGATGAGATGGTCCTTCTGGTCCGCGAGCTTCGACGAATCCAGTTCGAGGCTGCACTGGCGGCTTTGTATGTCTTCGAGCTTGACCGAAAGCGCCTGCTTCTCCCGGTTCAGGCGCTCGAATTCGGACGTAAGGCTGCGGTGAGCAAAGTCGTTCTCATTGACGTCCTTCTGAACGGACTCGATCTCTTCGCTCAACTCCTGAAGCTGGGAACCGACTTCGTTGGATTCCGCTCTCGCCGCGGCCAGGCGGGCCAGCGTTCTGCCCTTCTCATCACTGATACCCTTCAGGCGCTCGCTCAACTGCGCAACGATCTCCTCCTGCTGCTGCACTTTCTCGCGGCGTCTGAACAACGGGAAACGGTCGTCTGAACCGCCCGAGATGACGTTCTTCCGGTAGACAACGCCGTCGGTGGAGACGGCCGTGAAGCCATAGGGGAGGTGTTCGAGAATTTCGGAAGGGGACGTCTCGGAACCGAACACGATGGTGCGGGAAAGCACGGCGTCTTTAAGAGATCGCATGCCCTCCTCGGTGGAGACGAAGCTGTCAAGCCAGCCGACGACCCCCGGCAGGTCAAGCTGCGGGCGTTTCACGGCAGGAGTAATGGTCCCGGTGTCGGGGACCAGGATGCCGACTCTCCCCTTAGAATTGTCTTTGAGGAAGCGGATAATATCCTCGGCGGTGGCTCGATCGCGGCAGACGATGAACCTGGCCATCTCGCCCAGGGCCGCCTCGGTGGCCGTCTCCATGCCTTCGGCCGGGACAAACAGTTCCGCCACCGTGCCGGCGATCCCCGGCCAGCGATCCTTCTCGTCCATGGCCGACACGACGCCCGCTTCGTACCCTTCATGCTGCAGCATCATGTCTTCGAGCAGCTTGCGGCGTGCCTGGGCGGCCTCGATGGAGGCATTCAGGTTGGCCATGTCCAGCGACAGCGCCTCCCCGGCTTCGGCCAGAGTCTCCATCTCCTCAGTCAGGGCGGTCCGACGCTCATCCACCTGTTTCTTCCGGCCGATCTGGTCGTCCAGAGCGTGACGACGTTCATGCAGCCGGGTCACAAGCTCGCTTTGCTCCTGTTCTCTGGCCGAAATCTGGGATTCGATCTCGGCTATGCGGTCGCTCAGTTCCCGTTGTTGCTGCTTGAGGCTGCGCTCCTCGGTTATTTCCGATGACAGCCTGCCCTCCAGTTCAACGAGCCTTCGGTTCTCGCCCTCTCGCGCCGACCTTGCCTCCAGCAGGCGCCGGTCGATCTCGGCCTGCTCGCTCTCCGCCTGCGCCAACCCCGTCGACTTCTCTTCAAGCGTTTCGGCCAGGCCGTCGGCTTCCTGCCGGGCAGCCTTGATCTGATCGGCGAGAGACTCCAGCCGTTTGCTCAGGGCTTCGTATTCCGATTCGTTCTTCTCGATGAGCCGCTCCGCGTTCGTCTTCTTTTCGCCGAGGATGGAGATCTCCCGCTCGAACGAGTGAGCCGACTCGGTGATAGTATAGATCTCGCGGCCGATTTCATTAAGCCGCCGTTCGATATCGACCTGTTCCTTGCGCTCGGCTTCCAATTGTGCCGCGTGCTGATCCAGGCTGGTCTCACACTGGACCTTCTGCCTGCTCAGGTCCTCGACTTGCCTCCCCAGCGTGCGCTTCTCAGCCTTCAGGGCGCCGACTCGCGAGGCGCCCAGGTACAACTCCCACTGCTTTATTTCATCCACAACCTTCTGGTACCGTTCGGCCTTCTTGTGCTGTCGGTACAGAGAGTTGGCCCGCGTCTTGACCTCGGCGTAGATGTCCTTCAGGCGCAGGAAATCGTGTTCGGTAGCCTCGAGTTTTCTGAGGGCGGCCCGGCGGCGCAGTTTGTACTTGGTGATGCCGGCCGCCTCCTCGAACAGGTAACGCCGTTCCTCGGCCCGGTCCGAGATGACGGCTTCGATCATATCCGGCTGGATCACCGAGTAGGAATGGGTGCCGACTCCCGTGTCCAGGAAAAGGTCCGTGATGTCCCGCAGCCGGCAGGGGACCTTGTTCAGCAGGTACTCCGACTCGCCGCTGCGGTATAACCGGCGCGTCACCTGCAGTTCGTTATACTCGGTGGCGAGAAGTCCGCGGTCGTTGACTACCGTCAACGTGACTTCGGCCATCCCCAGCGGTTTGGCACTGCTGGTGCCGTTGAAGATCACTTCCTCCATTTTGCCGCCGCGGAGCAGGGAAGGCTTCTGTTCACCGAGCACCCAGCGCAAGGCGTCGAGGATATTTGTCTTGCCGCATCCGTTCGGCCCGACTATGGCCGTCAGACCGTCGGCAAACGTTAACGATGTCTTGATTGCAAAGGACTTGAAGCCGAGTATTTCCAGTCGCTTGAGATACACGAAGCCTCCATGCAGTTACCGGGTTGCGCGTGGCGTCAATCCATCGACGGACCTGTTCATTATGCTGCTCAGCGTTTCCAGCAGGGAACGGTAGATGTTGCGCTCGTCCCGGAGGTACCTGGTCTTGATCTCCAGGTTGTAGAACGGCACTCCGAGGTGGTTCCCCCGGCCGATCCGCGTGGCGTCCGGGAAACTGAGCAGAATGGTTGACGTGAAAAGGGACATCTCCAGGTTCATGTCCAGCACGGTGTCAAACTTGTATGACCGAAGGTGTTCGAGGTAGTTGCGTTTCGGAAGGCCGAGCCAGGTGACCTGGTCGGCTGTCGGTGTCAGGATCTGGAAGCCCTTGCGCGGGTATATGTCCGAAAGACGCATACCCGGCATGGACAGCAGCGTGATATCGGCGGGCTTGAACAGCTGTGTGATCGCCGGCAGGAATTGTTTCACGAGAGTCAGCTCCCGCAAGCCGCCCGGCAAACAGACAAGAACGTGGCGGGGATGAAGCAGGGCCGACGGAAAGGACATGGGTACCAGCGCCATCTTCCTGCGGATGCGGCTGACTTGGTAGGAACCGACGATACCCTTCAATCCCATGGACATTGCTTCCCGCTATAAGCTGTCAGGCGTTCTCTGCTCAGGTGAGGCACCCGTAGAATCAGCCTCTTGTGTTCGGACCGCGTCCTGTCGGCGCATCGGCGGACGAACCGCCTCGGGGGCCGCGATGGGGCGAGTCAGAATAGAGGCCGCGTTGGTCTGGTTGATTTCCGACCGGGAGATTCTCCCGGTCTCCGGATCTCGCAGGTTGACTACCTGTCCGTTGAGCTTTGTCTCCACGCGGGACGGGATACCGACCGATACGAGAAACCGGTATTTGGCCTCGAGCTGATATTCCCGCCACGGCACCAGATTTCGATATACCACCGTGTCACCGTCGGCCACAACGGTGGCCCAGCTCTCGTCACGCGCCGTAAGGGTGAGTGTCAGGCCGGTCGGCTTTTCGTAGGCCGGGACGTTCCACTCATAACGTGTATATGCGGCCGCCACGGAACCCGGGGAGTCGTCCTCAGACGCCGACCCCGGTGCGTTGTCCGAAGCCGTTGTCCGTTCACCTTCCATGGCCGGGCTCTTGAGGAATACCTCGTAAACGACGAGAAAAGCCGCGAGGACGACAATTGCCGCCACCACCATAGCTATGACGCGCTTGCCGAATGCCGATCCGGCCTCGGCTGCGGCAACTTCGGCCTGATCAGCGGCGTTCACTTCCCCGTCCGCGGCTGAGTCCGTGGCTGCTTCCGCGGCCTCATCGCTCCCGGCGGGAGACTCCTTAAGGTCCATAGTGATGGCTTCGACGGTGCGCGTGTAATCGATCCCGAGACGTTCCGCATACGACTTGGCGAAAAGGTTGAAATAGAGATCGGACGGCAAACCGGCAACGTCACCGCTCTCTATCGCTTCGAGGTTGTGTATGGAGATTTTCAGTTCGTCCGAGAGATCGTTCAGGTCGATCTCCTGACGTTGTCGCTCGAGTTGAAGCAATCTGCCAAGTTTTGTATGTAACTCACTCATTTCCAGCCTCTAACCTGCTACAGCCGGGCAAGCGCCTCGTCCGCAAGACGTTCCAGAAGCGTCCGGGGGAAACCGATAACATTATCAAGTCTGCCTTCTATCCTGTCAACTAAAAATGCCCCCATTCCCTGGATGCCGTATGCCCCGGCCTTGTCCATCGGCTCCCCGGTGGCGATGTACTCCCTTATCTGCCGGTCGGACGCGACGTTGAAGAACACCTGTGTCAACTCGTAACCCGAGGCCAGGACGCTGCCGCCCGACACAAGCGCCAGGGCCGTGCAGACCACGTGCTCCTTGCCCGACAGGGTCATGAGAGTCTCGAAGGCCTCCCGTTCGTTCTGCGGTTTATGCAAAACCTGATCTTTCATGACAACCACGGTATCACAACCCAGGACTATTGCGTCGGAGCCTGCCTGACGCGAGACGTTCAGGGCTTTCTGCTCGGCCATGCGCTGCGCGTACTGGTAGCAGGGCTCTCCCGGCTGACGCGTTTCGTCAACCCGAGGAATGAGGTTGCGAAAGCGGATTCCCATCTCGGAAAGCAACTTCCGCCGTCGCGGGGACGCTGATCCAAGGACGAAGTCGGCCGTGTCGGCCAGACGGTGCAGGCTACCGGGCGTCATGATCGAGGATGATTGTGACCGGTCCGTGGTTGGTGAACTTAACGTCCATTCTGGCCCCGAAAACGCCGGCGCCGGTTGTCAGCCCGCTGGCGGCAACTCGTTTTACAAAGCACTCGTACAGGCGTTCGGCTTCGGTCGGCTCCATGGCTTCCGTAAAGGCCGGTCGTCGGCCCTTGCGCGTATCGGCGTAAAGCGTGAACTGGGACACCACCATGATCTCGGCGTTCACGTCGAGGGCCGAAAGGTTCATCTTCCCTTGCTCATCTTCGAATATGCGCAAGTTGACCGCTTTATGGGCAAGCGCACCGCAGGAATCCTCCCGGTCGTCCGTCCTGGTCCCGAACAGGATCAGCAGGCCGGGCCCGGTCCGGCTGTGTAACTTCCCTTCAAGCCACACTTCAACGCCGCTCGTTCGTTGTATGATCAGTCGCATGATTCCAGCCGCTAAAGCGCTGAATATAACGTGCCGCCGGTAAAAGGCCAACGGATTATCGCGCCCGGCCGTTCCATTATTAACTTGCTATGCGAATCCCTGCAACCGTAGATTGGAGTCCTTATGGACAGAGTATTCCGCTCGTTCGGTATCGACATCGGATCGGTGGCGGTTAAAGCGGTTCTCATGGACGGGGACCGGATCGTACGGACGGCTTACCGGCGTTTTCAGGCCGGAGCCTTTGAAACGCTCCGCGAACTCCTCTCCGAGAGATTTCCGGAACTGACAGGACAGCCCGTCTTTCTCGGTCTTTCCGGTATCGGCGGCAAGACCGCTCAGACCGTCTTCGGCGGCAAGGCGTTCGGGGAGATAGCGGCGCTGGCGGCGGGGAATTTCCTGGCTGTGCCTCAGGCCCGGACCGTGGTCGAAATGGGGGGAGAGGATTCCAAGCTGCTGATCCTTGACAGCGCCCGCAAGACCGTCGTTGACTTTGCCATGAACGCTCAGTGCGCGGCGGGAACCGGCTCCTTCCTGGATCAGCAGGCCTCGCGGCTGGGTATTTCCATAGATGATGAGTTCGGCCGACTGGCCTTGAAGTCAGTCAATCCGCCGCGTGTAGCGGGGCGCTGTTCGGTCTTCGCCAAGTCTGACATGATTCACCTGCAGCAGACTGCGACCTCCGATTATGACATCGTGGCCGGACTGTGCTTTGCCGTGGCCCGCAACTTCAAAGGTTCCATCGCCCGCGGCAAGAACTTCGTCAAACCTGTCGCCTTCGAGGGCGGGGTTGCCGCCAACCCGGGCATGGTGAGGGCATTCACCGAGGTGCTCGACCTGGAGCCGGGCGAACTGATCGTCCCTGAGCGCTTCAACGTTCTCGTGGCGCTCGGCGCCGCCCTGCTGGCGCGCGAGAACGACGCCCTGGTCCAATCGTTCGATCCGGACAAGATCGACACCTACCTGCAGTACCGGAACGTGACCGGCTCCCGGCATGAGGCACTGTCATATGATTTTCCTGAATCCAAACACTACGACATTACGCTGGCGGACCGCCCGCACGATATAGATGGCCTCGAAGTCTACCTTGGCATCGATGTCGGCTCCCTTTCCACTAATCTGGTCTTGGTCGACGACGGCCACCGGGTAATTGCCCGGCGATACCTGATGACCGAAGGCCGGCCGATAGAGGCCGTCCGGCGCGGGCTGGCTGAAATCGGCCAGGAGGTCGGCAACAGGGTTAGTGTCAAGGCCGTGGCCACCACCGGTTCGGGCCGCTACCTGATCGGGGATTACGTTGGTGCTGACATCGTCCGCAACGAGATCACGGCCCAGGCCACCGCGGCCATCAATATCGATCCCACCGTTGACACGATCTTTGAAATCGGCGGACAGGACTCCAAGTACGTCTCCATTGACGACAGGGCGGTGGTCGACTTTGAAATGAACAAAGCCTGCGCGGCGGGCACCGGCTCGTTTCTGCAGGAACAGGCCGATAAGCTCAAGATCAACATAGAGGGCGAGTTCGGCGACCGCGCCCTGGGGGCGAAGTGCCCCGTCGGCTGCGGGGAGCGATGCACCGTGTTCATGGAGTCCGACCTGGTGGCGCACCAGCGTTCGGGAGCCAGACAGGATGATCTCATTGCCGGGTTGGCCTACTCAATCGTCACCAATTACCTGACCAAGGTCGTCGGGGACCGGCGCATCGGTGACAATATTTTCTTCCAGGGCGGAGTAGCGTGGAACAAGGGGGTGGTGGCCGCCTTCGAGAAACTGACCCGCAAGAAGATAACGGTACCGCCCCATCATGACGTCACGGGAGCCATAGGGGCGGCCATTCTGGCTATGGAGAAGGCCGTCGAATCCGGCTTTGTGACCAGGTTCCGCGGGTTTGACCTTTACAAGCGCAAGTACACCCTCAGCACCTTCACCTGTCCGGACTGCTCTAATCGCTGCGAGATCCGCCAGGTGGAGATCGAGGACGAATGCACGTTGTATTACGGTTCCCGCTGTGAGAAGTACGAGGTGGACAACCATCGCAAGGCGGCCCTGCCCCCCGACTATACCAAGATTCGCCAGCAGTGCCTGTACAAAAGGTACGTTGAAATTCGCAGGCCCCGGAAATCGCGGGGTCGGGTAGGCCTGCCGCGCGTTTTGCACTTCTTCGATTATTACCCCTTCTGGCGGGCTTTCTTCAACTCCCTCGGCTACACCGTCGTCAATTCCGATCTGAGCAACCAGCGCATCGTGGAGGATTCGCTCGAGCTGTTCAGTGCCGAAACGTGCTACCCGATCAAGATGGTTTACGGGCACATTGCCAACCTCATCGCCAAGAAGGTCGATATCATTTTCATGCCGTCGGTGATAAAGGTGGCCGACGAGACGGAGGACATTGACGACGGAGGTTACATCTGCCCGTACGTCCAGACCATCGGCTCCTCGATCAGGGCCCGTTTTGACTTCGCCTCGAGCGGCGTCCGCTTCGTCAGTCCCGCCGTGTCGCTCAGTGACGATATCAGCGAGCTTCGCCACAGGTTCAAGGCAGTGCAGTCCTCGTTGGGCCTTTCCGAACGGGAACTCAAAAAGGCGCTGGGTACCGGCCTCACGGCGTACCGGAAATATCGCCTGTCGCTCCAGGAAGAGGGGCGGAAGATTCTCTCCAGCCTTGAACCGGATGAGAAAGTGCTGGTGCTGGTCAGCCGTCCGTACAACGGTTTTGACCGGCGCCTTTCGCTGGATCTCCCCGGCAAGGCCCGCAACCTCGGTCTGAGAGTTATCCCCATGGATTTTCTGCCGTTGTCGGGCAACGGTGTGGTCATGGATCGCATGTACTGGCGGTACGGCCGGTTGATTCTGGCGGCGGCGGATTACATCAGGAACCACCCGAACCTGTACGGCGTGTACATCACGTCGTTCGGATGCGGACCGGATTCGTTCATCACGCACTTCTTCCGCAAGGTTATGTCGGGCAAACCGTACCTGCAACTGGAACTGGACGAACACTCGGCTGACGCCGGCCTCATTACCAGGATTGAAGCTTTCATCGATTCCCTGCGCTTCTACCGTTTCAGGTCGCCGGTCACCTGTTTCTCGATCACGTCCGACACTTTTCGGCCGTTCGAAAGGACCATCTACATTCCCAATATGTGTGACCACGCGTATGCCATCGGGGCTGCCATGAGACGGTTCGGTCTGACGGTCCAGGTGCTGGACGAACCGGACGAGTCCACGCTTGATCTGGGCAAGAAGTTCACGAGCGGCAAGGAATGTTTCCCGTGCCAGATTACGACCGGCGACATGATCAAGAAAACCCGGGAGCCAGAATTCGACCCTGCACGAACTGTCTTTTTCATGCCCGGCGCCAGCGGGCCGTGCCGCTTCGGACTGTACAGCCAGTTCCACCGGATCGTCCTTGATGATCTTGGTTTCACGGAAGTCCCGATATTCTCACCGCATTCGGATGATGGGTATGCCGAGTTCGGGCTTGAAGGTACGGCCTTTCGTTCTCTGGCCTGGAAGGGGATAGTGTTTGTCGACTGCCTTATCAAGATGAAGCACCGGACGCGACCCTACGGAATCAACACCGGAGAGACGGAAAAGGTTTACTATCACTACCTCAAACGGCTGGACCAGGCCATCCTGAAAGACGAGTCGCTGGCTGATCTGGCCGCTGAAGCGGCCAGAGCGTTCCGGGCCATCCCCGTGGCTCCGACCGAGCGGCCACTGGTCGGCGTGGTCGGAGAAATCTACCTTCGCAATAACCGCTTCTCCAACAATCACCTTATCGACAAACTCGAGTCGCTGGGGATGGAAGTCTGGCTGGCTTCCTTCGGGGAGTGGCCGATGTACACTTCGTTGACGTTTAAAGAGGATTCCCGGCAAAAGCGTGACTTCAAAGCGATTCTGAAAAGCACTCTCCAGGTTTATACGCAGCGATGGCAGGAGCACCGCATAACGGGCTGGTTCTCACGGCACTACGCCATCAGGCACGACTACCTGGTTGAGAAAGTGCTGGCCCTGGCTGAAGACTATATCTCACGGGATTACAAGGGCGAGGCGATACTCTCCATCGGCAAGTCGATCGAGATGACCCGGGAGGGTGCTTCAGGCATTGTCAACGCCATGCCGTTTAACTGCATGCCCGGTACGGTCGTCAGCTCGCTGTCAGAGAAAATCTCCGAGGACCTTGGCGGCATACCGTGGCTCAACATAAGTTACGAGGGGCTCCGTGATTCGGGTGAGGAGACGCGTCTTGAGGCTTTCGCGGAGCAGGCGCGTTCCTTCGGCCGCGCGCGTGACCGTGCGGCGCGCGAGCTGTCCGGACAACCGGCTCGGACGACAGAGTCTGAGGTGTCGTCTCGCAGTATCAGATCGACCACGGATTCCGATTGATTTTCAAAGTGACGATATGCTATAATAGGAACACGGGAGGAATGCTCTTTCCCGCGAAACAGGCAGGCAAGGCCGGGAATTCTCTCCAGGTTCGGAACCGGCGAGTCTCTATCTTGTTAGAAAAGGCATCAAAAAGGCTTTGAATCGCTGTGGAGGAGATGAAATGAGCAAGCCGATACAGATCACCGACGATACTTTTGAGGCGGAGGTGCTGCAGTCTGATCTGCCGGTGGTTGTTGACTTCTGGGCAACCTGGTGCGGTCCCTGCAAGATGATCGCCCCAATACTCGAAGAGGTCGCCTCGGAGATGGCAGGGCAGGTGAAAATCGCCAAACTCGACGTCGACGCCAACAACAAGACAGCTGGAAAATACAACATCATGTCGATCCCTTCGCTGCTGTTCTTCAAGAATGGTGAGGTGGTTGACCAGGTGACCGGCGCCATTCCCAAGGCGCAACTGGTGCAACGACTGGAGAAGGTGCTGACCTGATGTCAATGCGTGGTGACCATCGGCCGGTCTGGTCAAGTGCCCGGACCGGCCTTTTTTGCCTGATATCTGTCGGCAATCGACAGCCCTGATGGTAGTATAATGAACTGGCACGATATCCTTTGGCTGGCCCTGGTTCTGGCCGTGTGGCTTGTTCTCGTAACCAAGGTTTTACCCCGCTTTGGGGTAGGGACATGAATGGTCGGAGCACACCGGCTTCCGGAGGAAGAGGAACAAGGCCAAAGCAGTGGCTCCGACAAGAGTTCTCAGTCGTAGGGACCAGCATGGGCCGGGCGTTTCCCGCGCCAAAGGCTTTTGATATTCTGCCGATGAATTGAGAAGATGAGAACCTACGGCGACAACAGACCTCCCCGCGCGTCCGGGGTCCGCATCGGGCCCGGCTCCATATCCCCGTTCATCAAGGTGCTGTTGATTGCCAACGGGGTCGTCTTTCTGCTTCAGGCGCTCGTCGGAGCTCGGTTCACGGCGATCTTCTGGTTGTCGCCCGGCGCGTTTTTCGACCAGTTTCCGAATTACGTCTACCAGGTCTTCACTTACATGTTCCTGCACGGGAGCTTCTGGCACCTGCTGTTCAACATGTTCGTGCTGTGGATGTTCGGCACGGAGATCGAGTACGTTTGGGGCACGAGGCGTTTTGCCCGGTTCTACATCCTGTGCGGTCTGGCCGGGGGCGTGTTGCCGCTGATTACCCACGGCCTGTTTGCCGCCGACCCGACGCCCATTCTGGGCGCCTCAGGAGCCATTTACGGGGTCCTGGTGGCCTACTGGGTGATGTATCCCAACCGCATGCTCTATCTGTACTTTCTTTTCCCCATCAGGGTCAAGTGGGCCATTCCCGGCCTGATGCTGCTCGGCTTCCTTTTCGGAGGGCCTGGAGTGGCGCATATGACACACCTCGGGGGCGCCCTGTGGGGGTTTGCCCATCTGAAATGGGACTGGCGGTGGGTATACGTGGGCAGGCGGATTCAAGACTTGCGCTATCGTCGCCAGGCTGCTAAGCTAAACAAGAAACGCCACCAGGCCGAAGATATAATGAAGCGGGTCGATGCCATTCTCGATAAGATAAACGAGGTCGGCATCGATAATATCAGCGATGAGGATCGGAAATTCCTGCAGGAGGCTTCCTCGGAACTGTCCCGGCAGAAGGATAGACAGAAGCGGTAAGGACAAGGCATCATGCGCAAACGTGTACTCGTAGTCGAGACGGCTGACGCCACGAGGGGCGTGGCAGAAACCGTTCTGAGACAGAACGGGTTCGAAGTGATATCGGTACCGACGGCGGAGAAGGCCTCGGACGTGCTGCAGCTGTCCCGGCCGGATCTCCTTATCGTCGGCGGCGACGTGCTTGCCTCGGACCAGCGCCCGTTCTATGAGAAGGTCAAGGCCAATCCGAAGTCCGCCTCTGTGCCGTTTCTGCTGCTTGCGCCGTCGGATGGCACCACCCCGCCTTTTCCCGAAGAGTACGTCATCCCTCAGCCGTTTGATCCCCAGCAACTGCTCCAGAAAGTGAATCTCGTGCTGAGCCGCGGAAAGCCACAGAAGGACGAGTCCGCTGCTAACCCGCCGACCGAGGAGCCGGTTGACGACGCGTTTCTGGATGCCGCCCTGGGGCTTGATGCCATCGACGTGACTGATTCTGAAGTAATGGACAAAACAGCCATCACGGGCAAGTTGAAGCAGGGTCGCCAGCCTGAGAAGTTGGTTGGCTACGATCACTTTGTTGACGAGGACACCGGCCTGTCGGATTCTTCGCGGATCGAGTCCGTCGTTGTCCCCGAGGACGCCACGGATATTGTCAACCGCCCGCCCGAGCCCAAGCAGGCGCCAGCACCCTCGGCCACCGGCAAGCTGGAGATAATGCAGGACCAGTACGGTCTGACGAATCCCGAAGCCCTTAAGCCGGGCAAGGCCGACAGTGCAGGTGCAGCCCATGACTATGACTGGTTCATCAAATCCATGCGAGAGGACGTCGAGGCTCATACCGGCGGGCCCGCGGCGGCCAAACCGACCAGGCAATCTCCTGAGGATTCGGAGAAGCTGACCATAACGGAGACGTCATCGCTCGTTGATCCCACCACTGCCGGTCCCGCAAAACAGGCTGATGCCGCTCCCGAGGGCAAACCGTTGTCCGGCACCGTTGAGAAGTTCATCGGTGAGTTCAAGCGGGAGATGGAGGCGCTGCGCTCCAGTGAATTAGAAACCGCCGTTGCTCAGGAGGGTGCTGCGCCGCACCGGGAAGCGGACGCGCCGATCACGTGGGAGGAGAAACTCGAGCAGCTCTCGGTGGAGGACGTGAGTATGTTCACACGCCGTTTTGCCGCCGAACTGGCCGGAAAGATAGCCGAGAAAATCGCTGCCAAGATCGACGCTAAGAAGCTTCTCCAGCTTATCAAGAGCGAAATAGTCAGCCAGTCC
Coding sequences within:
- a CDS encoding Maf family protein, with protein sequence MTPGSLHRLADTADFVLGSASPRRRKLLSEMGIRFRNLIPRVDETRQPGEPCYQYAQRMAEQKALNVSRQAGSDAIVLGCDTVVVMKDQVLHKPQNEREAFETLMTLSGKEHVVCTALALVSGGSVLASGYELTQVFFNVASDRQIREYIATGEPMDKAGAYGIQGMGAFLVDRIEGRLDNVIGFPRTLLERLADEALARL
- a CDS encoding helix-turn-helix domain-containing protein — protein: MSELHTKLGRLLQLERQRQEIDLNDLSDELKISIHNLEAIESGDVAGLPSDLYFNLFAKSYAERLGIDYTRTVEAITMDLKESPAGSDEAAEAATDSAADGEVNAADQAEVAAAEAGSAFGKRVIAMVVAAIVVLAAFLVVYEVFLKSPAMEGERTTASDNAPGSASEDDSPGSVAAAYTRYEWNVPAYEKPTGLTLTLTARDESWATVVADGDTVVYRNLVPWREYQLEAKYRFLVSVGIPSRVETKLNGQVVNLRDPETGRISRSEINQTNAASILTRPIAAPEAVRPPMRRQDAVRTQEADSTGASPEQRTPDSL
- the dtd gene encoding D-aminoacyl-tRNA deacylase, with translation MRLIIQRTSGVEVWLEGKLHSRTGPGLLILFGTRTDDREDSCGALAHKAVNLRIFEDEQGKMNLSALDVNAEIMVVSQFTLYADTRKGRRPAFTEAMEPTEAERLYECFVKRVAASGLTTGAGVFGARMDVKFTNHGPVTIILDHDAR
- the smc gene encoding chromosome segregation protein SMC; amino-acid sequence: MYLKRLEILGFKSFAIKTSLTFADGLTAIVGPNGCGKTNILDALRWVLGEQKPSLLRGGKMEEVIFNGTSSAKPLGMAEVTLTVVNDRGLLATEYNELQVTRRLYRSGESEYLLNKVPCRLRDITDLFLDTGVGTHSYSVIQPDMIEAVISDRAEERRYLFEEAAGITKYKLRRRAALRKLEATEHDFLRLKDIYAEVKTRANSLYRQHKKAERYQKVVDEIKQWELYLGASRVGALKAEKRTLGRQVEDLSRQKVQCETSLDQHAAQLEAERKEQVDIERRLNEIGREIYTITESAHSFEREISILGEKKTNAERLIEKNESEYEALSKRLESLADQIKAARQEADGLAETLEEKSTGLAQAESEQAEIDRRLLEARSAREGENRRLVELEGRLSSEITEERSLKQQQRELSDRIAEIESQISAREQEQSELVTRLHERRHALDDQIGRKKQVDERRTALTEEMETLAEAGEALSLDMANLNASIEAAQARRKLLEDMMLQHEGYEAGVVSAMDEKDRWPGIAGTVAELFVPAEGMETATEAALGEMARFIVCRDRATAEDIIRFLKDNSKGRVGILVPDTGTITPAVKRPQLDLPGVVGWLDSFVSTEEGMRSLKDAVLSRTIVFGSETSPSEILEHLPYGFTAVSTDGVVYRKNVISGGSDDRFPLFRRREKVQQQEEIVAQLSERLKGISDEKGRTLARLAAARAESNEVGSQLQELSEEIESVQKDVNENDFAHRSLTSEFERLNREKQALSVKLEDIQSRQCSLELDSSKLADQKDHLIGDITAAGNRLEDLERDAAAAVDRVSRHQVAVIETRSRLEQTTSRITHLNELTSSIETGLSTNTTEIEKARTDIRQAQERTGTLERDLEAAFRFREEKSEQQEKFHETQAELLRRVSGHEKDIKRLRDERDVFGERLHELDIRLNTIDAEIRSISERIREDYEVDIHTAAVAKPDDGLADEGAAQHLGELRDRLKKFGAVNLLAIEEYREASEREKFLREQLSDLETAKGDLNSTIAKINQTARRLFNDTLEKVQKNFRELFAELFSGGEAGIRLIEPDDPLESDIEITARPRGKNLLPITMMSGGERALTAIALLFSLYLVKPSPFCILDEIDAPLDDANCHRFLKIIRNFSHQTQFATITHNKITMAASNNLYGVTMEEPGISKLVAVRFSSDDGDEDAVVSVETANDAYPEQLPESIQERIGPEISLTRDEDT